From Pseudorca crassidens isolate mPseCra1 chromosome 7, mPseCra1.hap1, whole genome shotgun sequence, a single genomic window includes:
- the LOC137227334 gene encoding uncharacterized protein: MSPTAPLVSAQPKTLMQRKSLDWFHRPFKKRT, translated from the coding sequence ATGTCACCTACGGCCCCCTTAGTCTCAGCCCAGCCAAAAACTTTAATGCAAAGGAAAAGCTTGGACTGGTTTCACAGGCCTTTTAAAAAGCGGACTTAA